The following coding sequences lie in one Miscanthus floridulus cultivar M001 chromosome 9, ASM1932011v1, whole genome shotgun sequence genomic window:
- the LOC136482254 gene encoding nicotianamine aminotransferase 1-like, whose amino-acid sequence MEKSASNEGVAAVPDSWNFEPNERLLGLMSISVRGVLARIKAEMVAAGGGGGGRPVIPMGHGDPSAFPCFPTAPEAVDAVAGALQSGEYNSYSTCVGLEPARRSIAQYLSRDLPYELSLDDVYLTNGCAQAIEIICSVLARPGANILLPRPGYKFYELRAVFNGMEVRYYDLLPGKDWEVDTDGVQALADKNTVAIVIINPGNPCGNVYSYEHLAKVAETARKLGIFVIADEAYAYLTFGERKFVPMGVFGAVAPVITLGSLSKRWLVPGWRLGWIVTNDPSGVFQRTKVAASIRTYHYICSDPTTFVQGAVPNLLENSKEEFFQKTIKILKESADICWEKLNGINGVTCPSRPMGSMFIMVKLDLSCLQDIKDDMDFCCRLAKEESVVVLPGRVVGCKDWLRITFAIDPSSLEDGLDRLKSFCLRHSKPAQ is encoded by the exons ATGGAGAAGAGCGCCAGCAATGAGGGGGTGGCGGCTGTCCCGGACTCGTGGAACTTCGAGCCGAACGAGAGGCTCCTGGGCCTGATGTCGATCTCGGTGCGCGGCGTGCTGGCCAGGATCAAGGCCGAGATGGTTgccgcaggcggcggcggcggcgggaggccgGTGATCCCGATGGGCCATGGCGACCCGTCGGCGTTCCCGTGCTTCCCGACGGCGCCGGAGGCCGTGGACGCAGTCGCCGGCGCGCTCCAGTCCGGGGAGTACAACTCCTACTCCACTTGCGTCGGCCTTGAGCCCGCACGGAG GTCCATTGCGCAGTACTTATCACGTGATTTGCCATATGAATTGTCACTTGATGATGTCTACCTCACAAACGGCTGTGCTCAGGCAATTGAGATAATCTGCTCTGTGTTAGCTCGTCCGGGTGCCAACATCTTGCTCCCAAGGCCTGGCTACAAGTTCTATGAGCTGCGCGCTGTTTTCAATGGCATGGAAGTCCGGTACTACGATCTTCTACCTGGGAAAGACTGGGAGGTTGACACTGATGGCGTCCAAGCTCTTGCTGACAAGAATACTGTTGCCATTGTCATTATCAACCCAGGAAACCCTTGTGGCAATGTGTACTCCTATGAGCACCTGGCCAAG GTTGCTGAGACCGCGCGTAAACTTGGCATATTTGTCATAGCAGATGAGGCTTATGCATACTTGACATTTGGAGAGAGGAAATTTGTGCCGATGGGTGTGTTTGGGGCTGTGGCTCCAGTGATCACACTGGGGTCATTATCGAAGAGATGGCTGGTGCCCGGTTGGCGGCTTGGATGGATTGTTACCAATGATCCTAGTGGTGTATTTCAGAGAACCAAG GTAGCCGCTAGCATCAGGACCTACCATTATATCTGCTCTGATCCTACAACATTTGTTCAG GGAGCAGTTCCAAACCTCCTGGAGAACTCAAAGGAGGAATTCTTCCAAAAAACCATCAAAATTCTCAAAGAAAGTGCAGATATATGCTGGGAAAAGCTGAATGGCATCAACGGAGTCACATGCCCAAGCAGACCAATGGGATCCATGTTTATAATG GTGAAGCTGGATCTGTCCTGCCTGCAGGACATCAAAGATGACATGGACTTCTGCTGCCGGCTGGCAAAGGAAGAATCAGTTGTTGTTCTGCCAG GACGTGTTGTGGGATGCAAGGATTGGCTCCGGATCACCTTTGCAATTGATCCGTCTTCTCTCGAAGACGGCCTTGACAGGCTCAAGTCCTTCTGCCTGCGACACAGCAAGCCAGCACAGTGA